A window of the Vanessa cardui chromosome 12, ilVanCard2.1, whole genome shotgun sequence genome harbors these coding sequences:
- the LOC124534061 gene encoding transmembrane protein 47 isoform X1: MASTTMIETVTITRPLKVIALICGLLVVILMVLGLASADWLMAAGWRQGLFMHCIDPEAPTPLPFDITAQPGCYAARPAPYIKAAAGLCVATLAADVCGALLTGLGLRSADHRTKFRYYRFAVLAMSLALMCILIALVIYPVCFAAELNLGNRSVWEFGWAYGVGWGAAIFLFGAVVLLLCDKESEELYYKERKLSRSYVKVSPE; the protein is encoded by the exons ATGGCATCGACTACTATGATAGAGACCGTCACTATCACTCGACCACTTAAG GTGATAGCGTTAATATGCGGCCTTCTTGTGGTGATACTCATGGTGTTAGGCCTGGCGTCAGCCGACTGGTTAATGGCGGCTGGCTGGAGACAAGGCCTGTTCATGCACTGCATAGATCCAGAGGCTCCCACACCACTTCCCTTCGACATTACAGCACAACCTGGTTGCTACGCTGCGCGACCTGCGCCATACATCAA GGCTGCGGCGGGGCTGTGCGTGGCGACGCTGGCGGCGGATGTGTGCGGCGCGCTACTAACAGGGCTCGGTCTGCGTTCGGCCGACCACCGCACTAAGTTCCGCTACTACCGGTTCGCGGTGCTCGCCATGTCACTAGCGC TGATGTGCATCTTAATAGCGCTTGTCATATACCCAGTATGCTTCGCCGCAGAATTGAATCTGG GTAACAGGTCGGTGTGGGAGTTCGGATGGGCGTATGGCGTGGGTTGGGGCGCCGCCATCTTCCTTTTCGGTGCCGTCGTGCTGCTGCTGTGCGACAAGGAGAGCGAAGAGCTCTACTACAAGGAACGGAAA CTCTCCCGATCCTATGTAAAAGTTTCTCCTGAATAA
- the LOC124534061 gene encoding transmembrane protein 47 isoform X2: MASTTMIETVTITRPLKVIALICGLLVVILMVLGLASADWLMAAGWRQGLFMHCIDPEAPTPLPFDITAQPGCYAARPAPYIKAAAGLCVATLAADVCGALLTGLGLRSADHRTKFRYYRFAVLAMSLALMCILIALVIYPVCFAAELNLGNRSVWEFGWAYGVGWGAAIFLFGAVVLLLCDKESEELYYKERKVVSGEGGGRP, encoded by the exons ATGGCATCGACTACTATGATAGAGACCGTCACTATCACTCGACCACTTAAG GTGATAGCGTTAATATGCGGCCTTCTTGTGGTGATACTCATGGTGTTAGGCCTGGCGTCAGCCGACTGGTTAATGGCGGCTGGCTGGAGACAAGGCCTGTTCATGCACTGCATAGATCCAGAGGCTCCCACACCACTTCCCTTCGACATTACAGCACAACCTGGTTGCTACGCTGCGCGACCTGCGCCATACATCAA GGCTGCGGCGGGGCTGTGCGTGGCGACGCTGGCGGCGGATGTGTGCGGCGCGCTACTAACAGGGCTCGGTCTGCGTTCGGCCGACCACCGCACTAAGTTCCGCTACTACCGGTTCGCGGTGCTCGCCATGTCACTAGCGC TGATGTGCATCTTAATAGCGCTTGTCATATACCCAGTATGCTTCGCCGCAGAATTGAATCTGG GTAACAGGTCGGTGTGGGAGTTCGGATGGGCGTATGGCGTGGGTTGGGGCGCCGCCATCTTCCTTTTCGGTGCCGTCGTGCTGCTGCTGTGCGACAAGGAGAGCGAAGAGCTCTACTACAAGGAACGGAAA GTGGTGAGCGGGGAGGGCGGCGGACGCCCCTAG
- the LOC124534060 gene encoding uncharacterized protein LOC124534060 — translation MQTHGNLAASSLWQPSELARRMLGERPSPVPPTRELWPPPEPILSISTLQLAYQQNEDISPRHAFTLPSQPYGPTTVPIGCDASPRLCTVGTNTDPPPTVLSRIRDFLRRDNDLISSPSPIQLSVMKMDQNKESSSHRTVNGIKKAISGAKYRVNPNSESIASPKIVYDTSKPGDRMVATFGANNSRKWLRLPSRSECSRRFRTLKTFCCQRSPDPSHRQCHRPPLQITQV, via the coding sequence ATGCAAACGCACGGAAACTTAGCAGCTAGTTCTTTATGGCAGCCGTCCGAACTCGCTAGGCGAATGTTGGGGGAGAGGCCTTCTCCTGTCCCACCTACAAGAGAATTATGGCCCCCACCAGAACCGATTTTGAGCATAAGCACGCTACAACTGGCTTATCAGCAAAATGAAGACATTTCACCGAGACACGCATTTACTCTTCCTTCTCAACCGTATGGTCCTACCACCGTGCCTATTGGATGCGATGCGAGTCCGCGCCTCTGTACCGTGGGCACGAACACGGATCCGCCTCCCACAGTTTTGAGCCGAATAAGAGATTTTCTCCGGAGAGATAACGATTTGATTTCATCGCCATCGCCAATACAACTCTCTGTAATGAAAATGGATCAAAATAAGGAAAGTTCTTCTCATCGTACAGTTAATGGTATAAAGAAAGCCATATCAGGGGCTAAATATCGGGTAAATCCAAACTCTGAGAGCATTGCAAGTCCCAAAATTGTGTATGACACCTCAAAGCCAGGCGATCGAATGGTTGCAACATTTGGTGCGAATAATTCTCGAAAATGGTTAAGACTTCCATCGAGATCAGAGTGTTCTCGACGATTTCGTActcttaaaacattttgttgCCAACGATCTCCGGATCCATCACATCGTCAGTGTCATCGCCCGCCTTTACAAATAACTCAGGTGTGA